The Streptomyces achromogenes genome window below encodes:
- a CDS encoding NADP-dependent succinic semialdehyde dehydrogenase, whose translation MPIATVNPANGETLETYEAMDAEELERRLQLAEATFRTYRTTTCPERARLLNRAADLLDEDRPEIARTMTVEMGKPVAQARAEAAKCARAMRWYAEHAQELLADEEPAADDVKDSGGSRAVVRYRPLGPVLAVMPWNFPLWQVVRFAAPALMAGNVGLLKHASNVPRTALYLEELFHRAGFPEGCFQTLLVGSGAVDEILRDERVKAATLTGSEPAGRAVAATAGEMIKKTVLELGGSDPYVVMPSADVDRAAEVAVTARVQNNGQSCIAAKRFIVHTDVYDAFTERFVAGMAALKVGDPLEEETEVGPLASEQGRADLEELVDDARRSGAEVLCGGERPEGPGWYYPPTVLAGVTREMRIHREEAFGPVATVYRAADLDAAVLIANDSPFGLSSNVWTRDEAEVDRFVRDLEAGGVFVNGMTASHPGFPFGGVKRSGYGRELSGHGIREFCNITTVWHGA comes from the coding sequence ATGCCCATCGCGACGGTGAACCCGGCGAACGGCGAGACGCTCGAGACGTACGAGGCCATGGACGCGGAGGAGCTGGAACGCCGGCTCCAGCTCGCCGAGGCCACCTTCCGCACGTACCGGACGACGACGTGTCCCGAACGCGCACGGCTGCTGAACCGGGCCGCCGACCTGCTCGACGAGGACCGGCCGGAGATCGCCCGGACCATGACCGTCGAGATGGGCAAACCGGTCGCGCAGGCGCGGGCCGAGGCCGCGAAGTGCGCCCGGGCCATGCGCTGGTACGCCGAACACGCGCAGGAACTGCTCGCCGACGAGGAGCCGGCCGCCGACGACGTGAAGGACTCCGGCGGCTCGCGCGCCGTGGTCCGGTACCGGCCGCTGGGCCCGGTGCTCGCGGTGATGCCGTGGAACTTCCCGCTGTGGCAGGTCGTGCGGTTCGCCGCGCCGGCGCTGATGGCGGGCAACGTGGGCCTGCTCAAGCACGCCTCGAACGTCCCGCGGACCGCGCTGTACCTGGAGGAGCTGTTCCACCGGGCCGGCTTCCCCGAGGGCTGCTTCCAGACCCTGCTCGTCGGTTCGGGCGCGGTGGACGAGATCCTGCGCGACGAACGGGTCAAGGCGGCCACCCTGACCGGCAGCGAGCCGGCCGGACGGGCCGTCGCCGCCACCGCCGGCGAGATGATCAAGAAGACGGTGCTGGAGCTGGGCGGCAGCGACCCGTACGTGGTGATGCCGTCCGCGGACGTCGACCGGGCGGCCGAGGTCGCGGTGACCGCGCGGGTGCAGAACAACGGGCAGTCGTGCATCGCCGCCAAGCGGTTCATCGTTCACACGGACGTGTACGACGCCTTCACCGAGCGGTTCGTCGCGGGGATGGCGGCGCTGAAGGTCGGGGATCCGCTGGAGGAGGAGACGGAGGTCGGCCCGCTGGCGAGCGAACAGGGGCGGGCGGACCTGGAGGAACTGGTGGACGACGCGCGGCGCTCGGGGGCCGAGGTGCTGTGCGGGGGCGAACGGCCCGAGGGGCCCGGCTGGTACTACCCGCCGACCGTCCTGGCCGGTGTCACGCGGGAGATGCGCATCCACCGCGAGGAGGCGTTCGGGCCGGTGGCGACCGTGTACCGGGCGGCCGATCTGGACGCGGCGGTCCTCATCGCCAACGACTCTCCGTTCGGCCTGAGTTCCAACGTCTGGACCCGCGACGAGGCCGAGGTCGACCGGTTCGTCCGGGATCTGGAGGCCGGCGGGGTGTTCGTCAACGGGATGACCGCGTCCCATCCGGGGTTCCCGTTCGGCGGGGTGAAGCGGTCCGGATACGGCCGTGAGCTGTCCGGGCACGGAATCCGGGAGTTCTGCAACATCACCACGGTTTGGCACGGTGCGTGA
- a CDS encoding acyl-CoA dehydrogenase family protein: protein MTDTAELQRRTAQLLADHPPATTGRLDFLKARFDAGLAWVHYPEGLGGLGAPRSLQAVVDAELEAAGAPDNDPRRIGIGLGMAAPTILKYGTDEQKQRFLRPLWTGEEVWCQLFSEPGAGSDLAALGTRAVREDGGDWIVNGQKVWTSSAHVARWAILIARTDPDVPKHAGITYFLCDMTDPGVEVRPLRQITGEAEFNEVFLTGVRIPDTRRLGEVGAGWRVALTTLNNERVAIGGMRLPREGGMIGPVARTWRERPELRTHDLHQRLLKLWVEAEVARLTGERLRQQLASGQPGPEGAGMKLAFARLNQEISGLEVELRGEEGLLYDDWTMRRPELVDFTGRDAGYRYLRSKGNSIEGGTSEVLLNIVAERVLGLPSEPRTDKDVAWKDLAR, encoded by the coding sequence ATGACCGACACAGCCGAACTCCAGCGCCGCACAGCGCAGTTGCTGGCGGACCACCCGCCCGCCACGACCGGCCGGCTGGACTTCCTCAAGGCCCGCTTCGACGCGGGGCTCGCCTGGGTGCACTACCCGGAGGGCCTCGGCGGCCTCGGCGCCCCCCGCTCCCTCCAGGCCGTCGTCGACGCCGAGCTGGAGGCCGCGGGCGCCCCCGACAACGACCCCCGGCGCATCGGCATCGGCCTCGGCATGGCCGCGCCGACGATCCTCAAGTACGGAACCGACGAGCAGAAGCAGCGGTTCCTGCGGCCGCTGTGGACGGGCGAGGAGGTCTGGTGCCAACTGTTCAGCGAGCCCGGCGCCGGCTCCGACCTGGCCGCGCTCGGCACGCGTGCCGTCCGTGAGGACGGCGGTGACTGGATCGTCAACGGGCAGAAGGTGTGGACCTCCAGCGCCCACGTCGCCCGCTGGGCCATCCTCATCGCCCGCACCGACCCGGACGTGCCCAAGCACGCGGGCATCACCTACTTCCTCTGCGACATGACCGACCCGGGCGTCGAGGTGCGCCCGCTGCGCCAGATCACCGGCGAGGCCGAGTTCAACGAGGTCTTCCTCACCGGCGTGCGCATCCCCGACACCCGCCGCCTCGGCGAGGTCGGCGCGGGCTGGCGGGTCGCGCTGACCACGCTGAACAACGAACGCGTCGCCATCGGCGGGATGCGGCTGCCCCGCGAGGGCGGCATGATCGGCCCGGTCGCCAGGACATGGCGCGAACGGCCCGAACTGCGCACCCACGACCTGCACCAGCGGCTGCTGAAGCTGTGGGTGGAGGCCGAGGTGGCCCGCCTCACCGGTGAACGCCTGCGCCAGCAGCTCGCGTCGGGCCAGCCCGGCCCCGAGGGCGCCGGCATGAAGCTCGCCTTCGCCCGCCTCAACCAGGAGATCAGCGGCCTGGAGGTGGAACTGCGCGGCGAGGAAGGCCTGTTGTACGACGACTGGACGATGCGCCGCCCGGAGCTCGTGGACTTCACCGGCCGCGACGCGGGGTACCGCTACCTGCGCTCCAAGGGCAACAGCATCGAGGGCGGGACCAGCGAGGTCCTGCTGAACATCGTCGCCGAGCGCGTCCTGGGCCTGCCGTCCGAGCCGCGCACCGACAAGGACGTCGCCTGGAAGGACCTCGCCCGATGA
- a CDS encoding DUF6213 family protein has protein sequence MNREVTLPLIVDDRGTLQVTAADVSKLLRTLGGRWLHLVEAGADGLDEDTVAALTIELAKLADRIDVACIAHSSGGAP, from the coding sequence GTGAACCGCGAAGTGACCCTGCCCCTGATCGTCGACGACCGCGGGACCCTGCAGGTGACCGCGGCGGACGTGAGCAAGCTGCTCCGCACGCTGGGGGGCCGGTGGCTGCATCTCGTCGAGGCCGGGGCGGACGGGCTCGACGAGGACACCGTCGCCGCGTTGACGATCGAGCTCGCCAAGCTCGCCGACCGGATCGACGTGGCCTGTATCGCGCACAGCAGCGGAGGCGCGCCGTAG
- a CDS encoding TetR family transcriptional regulator has product MDTTQRTEQQRSADRRRRELLEAADRVVLRDGPQASMNAIAAEAGITKPILYRHFGDKGGLYAALATRHTDALLDSLRAALDAPAERRERVEATLDTYLAAIEARPQVYRFLMHPSDTGTGPDQGFDVGKHSAPLLRRMGEELAQVIEERLDLGPGSQQLARVWGHGIVGMMHAAGDWWLGERPCSRAELVRSLADLLWGRLAAAGDKVGGPGF; this is encoded by the coding sequence ATGGACACCACGCAGCGGACCGAGCAGCAACGGTCCGCCGACCGCCGACGGCGCGAGTTGCTGGAGGCCGCCGACCGGGTGGTGCTGCGCGACGGCCCACAGGCGTCCATGAACGCCATCGCGGCGGAGGCCGGCATCACCAAGCCGATCCTCTACCGCCACTTCGGCGACAAGGGCGGACTCTACGCCGCTCTCGCCACCCGGCACACGGACGCCCTGCTGGACTCGCTGCGCGCCGCGCTCGACGCCCCCGCCGAACGGCGTGAACGGGTCGAGGCGACCCTGGACACCTACCTCGCCGCGATCGAGGCCCGGCCGCAGGTGTACCGGTTCCTGATGCACCCCTCTGACACCGGCACGGGCCCGGACCAGGGCTTCGACGTCGGCAAGCACAGCGCGCCCCTGCTGCGCCGGATGGGCGAGGAGCTGGCCCAGGTGATCGAGGAGCGGCTGGATCTCGGTCCCGGCAGCCAGCAGCTCGCCCGGGTGTGGGGACACGGGATCGTCGGGATGATGCACGCGGCGGGCGACTGGTGGCTGGGCGAGCGGCCGTGCTCGCGCGCCGAACTGGTCCGGAGTCTGGCCGACCTGCTGTGGGGCCGCCTCGCGGCGGCCGGCGACAAGGTCGGCGGCCCCGGCTTCTGA
- a CDS encoding NADPH:quinone oxidoreductase family protein — translation MQAWQVHENGEPSEVMRLADVERPTPGDGQVLLRVRAANINFPDVLMCRGHYQVRPPLPFTPGVEICGETEDGRRVIANPALPHGGFAEYAVADAAALLPAPESLDDAEAAALHIGYQTGWFGLHRRARLEAGETLLVHAAAGGVGSAAVQLGKAAGATVIGVVGGAGKAAVARELGCDTVIDRHTEDVVAAVKEATGGRGADVIYDPVGGEAYTQSAKTVAFEGRIVVVGFASGTIPSPALNHALVKNYAILGLHWGLYNTKNPKLVQHCHEQLTDLAARGAIKPLISERTPLDGAAAAVQRVADGVTTGRVAVVPQIGAAV, via the coding sequence ATGCAGGCATGGCAGGTGCACGAGAACGGCGAGCCGAGCGAGGTGATGCGGCTCGCGGACGTGGAGCGGCCCACGCCCGGCGACGGCCAGGTCCTGCTCAGGGTGCGCGCCGCGAACATCAACTTCCCGGACGTGCTGATGTGCCGGGGCCACTACCAGGTCCGGCCGCCGCTGCCGTTCACCCCGGGCGTGGAGATCTGCGGCGAGACCGAGGACGGCCGCCGTGTGATCGCCAACCCGGCCCTGCCGCACGGCGGCTTCGCCGAGTACGCCGTCGCGGACGCCGCCGCCCTGCTGCCCGCCCCCGAGTCGCTGGACGACGCCGAGGCCGCCGCCCTGCACATCGGCTACCAGACCGGCTGGTTCGGTCTGCACCGCAGGGCACGCCTCGAGGCGGGCGAGACACTTCTCGTCCACGCCGCCGCCGGAGGCGTCGGCAGCGCGGCCGTACAGCTCGGGAAGGCGGCGGGCGCGACCGTCATCGGCGTCGTGGGCGGCGCCGGGAAGGCGGCCGTCGCCCGGGAACTGGGCTGCGACACGGTGATCGACCGGCACACCGAGGACGTCGTCGCCGCCGTCAAGGAGGCCACCGGCGGCCGGGGCGCCGACGTGATCTACGACCCCGTCGGCGGCGAGGCCTACACGCAGTCCGCCAAGACCGTCGCCTTCGAGGGCCGGATCGTGGTCGTCGGCTTCGCGAGCGGGACCATCCCGAGCCCCGCGCTGAACCACGCGCTGGTGAAGAACTACGCGATCCTCGGCCTGCACTGGGGCCTGTACAACACGAAGAACCCCAAGCTGGTCCAGCACTGCCACGAGCAGCTCACCGACCTGGCCGCCCGGGGTGCCATCAAGCCGCTGATCAGCGAGCGCACACCGCTCGACGGGGCCGCGGCCGCCGTGCAGCGGGTCGCCGACGGCGTCACCACCGGCCGGGTCGCCGTCGTACCGCAGATCGGAGCCGCCGTATGA
- a CDS encoding helix-turn-helix domain-containing protein, with translation MTTDDVLAEVGPRLRRIRKEREVTLAALSGATGISVSTLSRLESGLRKPSLELLLPIAQAHQVPLDELVGAPPVSDPRVRAEPLVRHGRTFWPLSRQPGGLQAFKVLVPQRDEEPEPRTHEGYEWLYVMSGRLRVVLAEHDVVMTAGEAAEFDTRVPHWFGSTGEGPAEFLSLFGPQGERMHVRARPSRR, from the coding sequence ATGACTACCGATGACGTTCTCGCGGAGGTCGGGCCCAGGCTCCGCCGGATCCGCAAGGAGCGGGAGGTGACGCTCGCCGCGCTGTCCGGCGCGACCGGCATCTCCGTCAGCACCCTGTCGCGGCTGGAGTCCGGGCTGCGCAAGCCCAGCCTGGAACTGCTGCTGCCGATCGCGCAGGCCCACCAGGTGCCGCTGGACGAACTGGTCGGGGCGCCCCCGGTCAGCGACCCCCGGGTGCGCGCCGAGCCCCTGGTGCGGCACGGGCGCACCTTCTGGCCGCTGTCCCGGCAGCCCGGCGGACTTCAGGCCTTCAAAGTGCTGGTGCCCCAGCGCGACGAGGAACCGGAACCGCGAACCCACGAGGGTTACGAGTGGCTGTACGTGATGTCGGGACGGCTGCGGGTGGTGCTCGCGGAGCACGACGTGGTGATGACGGCGGGGGAGGCGGCGGAGTTCGACACGCGCGTGCCGCACTGGTTCGGATCCACGGGTGAAGGGCCGGCCGAGTTCCTCAGCCTCTTCGGGCCGCAGGGCGAACGGATGCACGTGCGGGCGCGGCCGTCGCGGAGGTGA
- a CDS encoding ATP-dependent DNA ligase — protein MLLTRLADVSREVAAVPARSRKIALLAELFREADAEDVPIVIPYLAGRLPQGRLGVGWKVLSRPVAPAGEPTLSVREADALLTELGTVSGPGSQAERARLVGELMSAATADEQRFLLGLITGEVRQGALDAVAVEGLAQATGAPAGDVRRAVMLAGSLQSVARALLADGPAALQSFRLTVGRPVQPMLAHTASSVTEAVGRLGACAVEEKLDGIRVQVHRDGDHVRLYTRTLDDITDRLPEVTRAARELAGSRFILDGEVLALDEAGRPRSFQETAGRVGSRVDVATAAQAVPVSPVFFDVLSVDGRDLLDLPFAERHAELARLAPEPMRVRRTLVSGPEEAGAAEEFSRQTLLRGHEGVVVKALDAPYSAGRRGASWLKVKPVHTLDLVVLAAEWGHGRRTGKLSNLHLGARAQDGGFVMLGKTFKGMTDAMLAWQTERLRGLAVEENGYVVTVRPELVVEVAYDGLQRSSRYPAGVTLRFARVLRYREDKRPDEADTVETLLAAHPQVRP, from the coding sequence ATGCTGCTGACCCGGCTCGCCGACGTGTCCCGGGAGGTCGCCGCCGTCCCGGCGCGCTCCCGCAAGATCGCCCTGCTCGCCGAACTCTTCCGGGAGGCGGACGCGGAGGACGTCCCCATCGTCATCCCCTACCTGGCCGGACGGCTCCCCCAGGGCCGCCTGGGCGTCGGGTGGAAGGTGCTGAGCCGTCCCGTCGCCCCGGCGGGCGAGCCCACCCTCTCCGTACGGGAGGCGGACGCCCTGCTCACCGAGCTCGGCACGGTGTCGGGCCCCGGATCGCAGGCCGAACGGGCACGGCTGGTGGGCGAGTTGATGAGCGCCGCCACCGCGGACGAACAGCGGTTCCTGCTGGGCCTCATCACCGGCGAGGTCCGGCAGGGCGCACTGGACGCCGTCGCCGTGGAGGGCCTGGCGCAGGCGACCGGCGCGCCCGCGGGGGACGTGCGGCGGGCGGTGATGCTGGCGGGCTCGCTGCAGTCGGTGGCGCGGGCGCTGCTCGCGGACGGACCCGCGGCGCTTCAGTCGTTCCGGCTCACCGTGGGCCGCCCGGTGCAGCCGATGCTGGCGCACACCGCGTCCTCCGTGACCGAGGCGGTCGGCCGGCTCGGCGCGTGCGCGGTGGAGGAGAAGCTGGACGGCATCCGCGTCCAGGTGCATCGCGACGGCGACCACGTGCGCCTGTACACCCGCACCCTCGACGACATCACCGACCGGCTGCCCGAGGTGACCCGTGCGGCGAGGGAGCTGGCGGGCTCGCGTTTCATCCTGGACGGCGAGGTCCTCGCCCTCGACGAGGCCGGCCGCCCGCGTTCCTTCCAGGAGACCGCCGGCCGGGTCGGCTCCCGGGTGGACGTGGCGACGGCCGCTCAGGCGGTGCCGGTCTCCCCCGTCTTCTTCGACGTGCTGTCCGTGGACGGACGGGACCTGCTCGACCTGCCCTTCGCCGAGCGGCACGCGGAACTGGCCCGGCTGGCGCCCGAGCCGATGCGGGTGCGCCGCACCCTCGTGTCCGGCCCCGAGGAGGCCGGAGCGGCGGAGGAGTTCTCCCGGCAGACGCTGCTGCGCGGCCACGAGGGCGTCGTGGTCAAGGCGCTGGACGCGCCCTACAGCGCGGGCCGGCGGGGCGCGTCCTGGCTGAAGGTCAAGCCCGTGCACACGCTCGACCTGGTGGTCCTGGCCGCCGAATGGGGTCACGGGCGGCGCACCGGCAAGCTCTCCAACCTGCACCTCGGCGCCCGCGCGCAGGACGGCGGATTCGTGATGCTCGGCAAGACCTTCAAGGGCATGACCGACGCGATGCTGGCCTGGCAGACGGAGCGCCTGCGGGGGCTGGCCGTCGAGGAGAACGGGTACGTGGTGACCGTCCGCCCCGAACTCGTCGTCGAGGTCGCCTACGACGGACTGCAGCGCTCCTCCCGCTACCCGGCCGGCGTCACCCTGCGCTTCGCCCGCGTGCTGCGCTACCGCGAGGACAAGCGGCCCGACGAGGCGGACACGGTGGAGACCCTGCTCGCCGCCCACCCGCAGGTGCGCCCGTGA
- a CDS encoding acyl-CoA dehydrogenase family protein, translating into MTDLLYSEEEEALRSAVRDLLTDRLDPAGVIARTESDAPHDVALWKTLTGDMGLAGLLIPEELDGQGATHREAAVVLEELGRAVAPVPYLTSAVVATEALLACGADDLLARLASATTVAALAVGLHTAPGADFPAVRLENGLLSGELTGIADAVAADLLLVPADDGGLYAVDASAVTVTPQVSFDLTRPLATVTLAGAPAGVRLGDAGPAVRRALRAGAGLLASEQLGLAEWALTETVRYLKERKQFNRSVGGFQALKHRLAQLWLEVVNLRAAARAAADALANGEDADLATAVAQAYAAGVAVRAAEEALQLHAGLGMTWEHPVHLCLKRAKADSIAYGTAGAHRAAVAELVDLRAP; encoded by the coding sequence ATGACCGATCTTCTCTACTCCGAAGAGGAAGAGGCGCTGCGGTCGGCGGTCCGGGACCTGCTGACCGACCGCCTCGACCCGGCCGGCGTCATCGCGCGGACCGAGTCGGACGCCCCGCACGACGTCGCCCTGTGGAAGACGCTCACCGGCGACATGGGCCTCGCCGGCCTGCTGATCCCGGAGGAACTGGACGGACAGGGCGCCACGCACCGGGAGGCGGCCGTCGTCCTCGAGGAACTGGGACGGGCGGTCGCGCCCGTGCCCTACCTGACGAGCGCGGTGGTGGCCACCGAGGCGCTGCTGGCGTGCGGCGCCGACGACCTTCTCGCGCGACTGGCGTCGGCGACCACGGTCGCAGCGCTCGCCGTGGGGCTGCACACCGCGCCCGGCGCCGACTTTCCCGCCGTACGACTCGAGAACGGGCTGCTGTCCGGCGAGCTGACCGGCATCGCCGACGCCGTGGCCGCCGACCTGCTGCTGGTGCCCGCGGACGACGGAGGCCTGTACGCGGTCGACGCCTCGGCCGTGACGGTCACCCCGCAGGTGTCGTTCGACCTCACCCGGCCCCTGGCGACCGTCACCCTCGCCGGGGCGCCGGCCGGCGTGCGGCTCGGCGACGCCGGACCCGCCGTGCGGCGCGCCCTGCGTGCCGGGGCCGGACTGCTCGCCTCCGAGCAACTCGGGCTGGCCGAATGGGCGTTGACCGAGACCGTGCGTTACCTGAAGGAGCGCAAGCAGTTCAACCGGTCCGTCGGCGGCTTCCAGGCCCTCAAGCACCGGCTGGCGCAGCTGTGGCTGGAGGTCGTCAACCTCCGGGCCGCCGCCCGCGCCGCGGCCGACGCGCTGGCGAACGGCGAGGACGCCGACCTCGCGACGGCCGTCGCGCAGGCCTACGCGGCGGGAGTCGCCGTGCGCGCCGCCGAGGAGGCGCTGCAACTGCACGCCGGCCTCGGCATGACCTGGGAGCACCCCGTCCACCTGTGCCTCAAGCGGGCCAAGGCCGACTCGATCGCCTACGGCACCGCGGGCGCCCACCGCGCGGCCGTCGCCGAACTCGTCGACCTGCGGGCCCCCTGA
- a CDS encoding NUDIX domain-containing protein has translation MTARRSAGLLLFRHAEGGLEVLLGHMGGPYFAKKDAGAWTVPKGEYASDEPAWEAARREFREELGLEPPDGEPIALGEVRQTGGKTVTVWAVEADLDPADVEPGTFTMEWPPRSGRTREFPELDRVAWYGLARAREVIVTAQAAFLDRLAEHSSPSA, from the coding sequence GTGACCGCGCGCAGAAGTGCCGGCCTGCTGTTGTTCCGGCACGCCGAAGGGGGCCTGGAGGTGTTGCTGGGTCATATGGGCGGCCCCTACTTCGCGAAGAAGGACGCCGGCGCGTGGACCGTCCCCAAGGGCGAGTACGCGTCCGACGAGCCCGCCTGGGAGGCGGCCCGGCGCGAGTTCCGCGAGGAGCTGGGGCTGGAGCCGCCCGACGGTGAGCCGATCGCGCTCGGCGAGGTGCGGCAGACCGGCGGCAAGACCGTCACGGTGTGGGCCGTCGAGGCGGATCTCGACCCGGCCGACGTCGAGCCGGGCACGTTCACCATGGAGTGGCCGCCCCGCTCGGGACGCACCCGGGAGTTCCCGGAACTCGACCGAGTGGCCTGGTACGGCCTGGCACGCGCGCGTGAGGTGATCGTCACGGCGCAGGCCGCGTTTCTGGACCGGCTGGCGGAGCACTCGTCACCGAGCGCCTGA
- the def gene encoding peptide deformylase: MRHGSIPGARGRVRPLTLLGDPALHTRCEDVTDFGPQLARLVEDMFATMYAAQGVGLAANQVGEALRVFVYDCPDDEDVRHVGHVVNPRLVEADGLVLRGPEGCLSLPGLEAGTERHDHAVVEGRTMTGERVRVHGTGFFARCLQHECDHLEGMVYADRVSGWRGRRLSRQVRKAAWRSTP; the protein is encoded by the coding sequence ATGCGACACGGCTCCATCCCGGGCGCCCGCGGGCGCGTCCGGCCCCTCACCCTGCTCGGCGATCCCGCCCTGCACACCCGTTGCGAGGACGTCACCGACTTCGGCCCTCAACTCGCCCGTCTCGTCGAGGACATGTTCGCGACGATGTACGCGGCCCAGGGCGTCGGCCTGGCGGCCAACCAGGTCGGCGAGGCGCTGCGGGTGTTCGTCTACGACTGCCCCGACGACGAGGACGTCCGTCATGTGGGCCATGTGGTGAACCCGCGCCTGGTCGAGGCCGACGGCCTGGTCCTGCGCGGCCCCGAGGGGTGCCTTTCCCTTCCGGGCCTGGAGGCGGGGACGGAGCGCCACGACCACGCGGTGGTCGAGGGCCGCACGATGACGGGGGAGCGGGTGCGGGTCCACGGCACGGGATTCTTCGCCAGGTGCCTGCAGCACGAGTGCGACCACCTGGAGGGCATGGTGTACGCGGACCGGGTCTCGGGCTGGCGCGGCAGACGGCTGTCCCGCCAGGTGCGCAAGGCCGCCTGGCGCAGCACGCCCTAG